From the Thalassomonas actiniarum genome, the window CAACCGACTTTTTCGGGCGGGGGGAGTCAATAGCGACGATAAAAGCCATTTACAATCAGATATCCAAGGCCATTATTGACGGCATGGACGACATTGGTTTTGACATTTCCGATTATCAGGACAGCGAGGGACATTACACCATAAATGCTGAAAAAATCGATCAATTAATTGTCGGAGAGAAAATAGCGGTTACCGGTGAAAAACAAAAGAGTAGTACAGATCCCGACAAGGCAGGCGAGTAATAATCAGTGAGTCTTCTCAAATCAGGAGCATAAATCATGAGAGATCTAAATATGAACACGGCAAGTGTCGGTTCAAGCGTAATCGGAGAAAATGTCACCGTAAATGACGGCATCAGCAGCGAGTTTCATCAGCATGATAAAGCTGCTGTAGCAGAACTTACAGCTCAAATTGAACAGTTAAGCAGAGAATTCATCGCCAGCGGAGGAGTACAAGAGGAAAAACTACAACTGGCCATCAAAACAATCCAGCATGCAATGCAGCAGGTCGCCGAGAGTCAGGATTTTGCAAGCCAAAAGAGGCAAATTTCTGGTACGTTAAATGATGTCAATAACTTAACGGGCGGAGCTTGTGAAATATTCAAAAAACTCATGAAATTAGCTGTAGTACTCGGCATCAGTAATGTTTAACCTATGATATTTCACCCCTCAATACTCCTTTGGAATCTCTGGCACAGGTATTTATTGTCGGCCATTTTTTCAGGACAATAAAACCGCTGTCTTAATTAGGATAAGGACCCCCGAATTAACCGGGGTTTTCCTTATCCTTAAGGCATCAGGCAAGTTTTATATTGTTACCGTCAAGAGAATACAAGCCCTCAACCTTACCGGCAATCGTCCCTAAACCGTGACAATCGACAGACTTAAGTACAAAGGTAAGCCATACACAATTTGTTGCTGTTCTGCCGTGTAATCATCCCGGGAAATTTGGGTAATACCGTTCCAAAAGCTAATAGTCTCTTCTTCATCAAAAAAGACTACTGGCTGCAGGCTTTCGATATCCGCAGGTTGATTCCAGTGTAGATAACCAAGATATTTCTTACCGCCACCGCCGGTAAACTCGGCCCTGACAAGCACTTGGGAATCATGATATTGGCTGTCGAAGGTGACAGGCCTAACCGTTAATTCATCTTCAGCAGAATCGTCCATTGGAAAATATCACGCAGGATACTTTTCAAGGTCGCTTTTTGTTAAATCATATATTTGCTTATCATTCATTTGCCATCACCCTTGGGCACTTTATCAAATGACTTAACGAGTTAAATAGTTCACGCCGGGCAATATCGTTATAACCATTAAAAAGGGAGCAATAAAATTGCCCCCCTTAAGTTATTTTATAAATATTGTCGAATCATTAGAAGTGGTTATAAACACTTGCATATCTACGTTTAAGGCCGGGATTACCCAAATGCTCGTTCATAACAGATTTGGCTTTTTCAGGCTCTGATTTTAATAAATATGCAGCTGATACAAATACATACCAATGCTGTTGCTTTAACAGCCTGGTATCGGAAGCTTCATATGCGGCCAGCAGGTCATCAAGACTCTCAAGTGAGTCAATAAACGGATATAACCATTTTTCCAGAAAAGCACGGATTGCAGTCCCGACAGCAACATAATCATCAGGTTTTCTGATAAACCACCTTTGATGCTCTTCTTTAGGGGCGCACATATCAATGGATTGCTTAAGGATAATTTCTGCCGCATTTGCCAGCAGCATTTTATTCTCATCAACTAATCTCAATGCTTCTGCCGAAACCTGGGGAAGTTTCAGGATAAAAGCAGGCTGTATATGTGCCTGAGCATCCGGTTGGTATTTGGGAGATACAGAGGCCACAAAGTCGATCTCCTGAATCCCTTCCGGTAATGTTCTCTTGTATAGCATCGAGCCTTTTCTTCGTTTAAAGCCTTTTGCTAAAAGGGGGCCGTCAATAAACTCCATGAGCATATCAAGCAGATTATTTTTTATTTCTTTTCTGTCATTCATAACATTCATCATCAAATAAAATTATGGTACCCGAATTTCTATCGTGCGTCCTATGCTGATACCGCTGCTTTTACCTACTCCTGTTGCCGGATTAAAGGTATTGACGCTGCTATCAAAGTTTCGTTGCGCCGCAGTTTTTCTGGCGGAACCCGATTTAACTTCCAGGCCGATTGTTCTGCCTCTGGGACTGACAGCGGCGCCGTCATATACGCGCAGCTGTCCGCTGGAGTTTCTCACGGAAACACGTCCTTCAATGACATTCCATCCCGGCTTTTGCTTGATCGCATCCCATACCGCCTGCTCTTGCGCAGCACCTGCCGTGCCGGAACCATTAGGACTGGCGAACTTCCCGTCCGGGGTTCTCCAGCCATTGTTCCATTTGACATTGTCTTTCAGGGCAGCCTTGCCTAATCCTTTGCCGGCAGCAACAATCAAGCCTTTAGGGTTAATCTGGGCGGCAACGCCCCCAATACTATATTCAACCGAAGTTTTGTCAACGCCTAGGTAATCAGTGATCCCCGAGGTAAGCCCGAAGGTAAACTCATCGGCTGCGCCGCCTAACACATCAAGCGACCCCTGGGCATACAGACCCTGGGGATCAACAAAGTTCATCGGATCGTTAGCGACATAGGCATAGGTGTTCATGCCGTCGGCGTAACCTAAAGGATCCGACTGGATAAAACGGCCCTGCTCAGGATCATAGTAGCGAGCCCGGTAGAAATAGAGGTTGGCGTCACTGTCCAGCCGGCGGGCGGTATAACGCAGCGGATTACCCAGGGCACTAATATCGCTGCTTTCGCCAAACGGGCCATAACTGTATTGTTCAACCAGCTGACCACTACTATTACTTAGACCAACAACCGAGCCGCGTTCATCTTCATGATAATAATAGGTGTTGCTACCACTGATAAAAGCTATCGGTTGGTCTATGCCCGGGCTATAGATAATTTTATGTTGCAGGTTGAGCTGGGCGTCATATTCAGCAATGATATTACTGCCATCGTTCAGATATTGGCTGATCTGCCCGTAGCTGTCCTTGCTGATGCGGCGGCCAATTGCATCATAGCGGTAACTGATACGCGAACTCATGCCTATGGGCTGAACGCCAGTCAACTGGTTGAGGCCATTATGGCTATAACTATAATTTTGCCCACGCTGACTGAGGTTACCGTTGGCGTCAAAACTCAGGGTTTCGCTGCCCGCCTGCTGATATTGGTTCAGGGAGTTAATCACATAACTGGTTTGCTGGCTCACCCCGGGCAACCAGGGAGTGGCAAGACCGAGATAAGTTTTTCCAGTGATCTGTCCGCTGGCATTATGGCTATAGCTGTATCCCAGCAGCTGACTGCCCAGCTGGTGCGATAATGCGGCCAGATCGCCGTCCTGAGTATACTGGTAACTGGTTTGAGAGCCGTTGCCGAGTGTTAATGCGGTGCGTTGCGATAAACTGTTATAGCTAAAACTGGCAAGGTTGTTATTGGCATAGGCTACCGTTGCCAGTCGGGCCGCACTATCATAACCATAAGTTACCTTTTGGTTATCAGGGTAAGTGACCGACAATTTTTGCCCCAGATTATTATAGCTATAGCTTAACTGCTGGTTATTGGCATTGGTCACGCTTGTCAGCTGCCCCAGGCTGTCATAAGCCATGTTCAGGGTGTGCGCCTGACTGCTGCTGGCCGGCATATATTGGTTAACGGTTTGCTGCTGGCCTAACGCGGTATAGCTGTAGGTCAATCGCTGCTCCTGGCCCACCTGCATCTCGGTGAGGCGGTTCAGGGCATCATACTGGTAACTACTGGTTAGCCCTTTTCTGTCTGTGGTGCTGGCGATGACTCCGCTCGGCGAGTATCGGGTATTGCTAGTGCTACTGTCCGGGTATGTGGTTAACTCCAGGCGATCAAAACCGTCATACTGGTAACTGGTCAGGTTATTGTTGCCGTCTTTGAGCCAGATATTTTTGCCATTGGCGCTGTAACCATAACTGCTTTGCACTAACCAGCTATTGCTAAACCACTTTTCTTCTTTGCTTATTCGCCCTAAGGCATCGTAGCTGAAGCGGGTCAAGCGGTTATCGGCATCGGCGCTTTGAAGCAGGTTGCCCTGAATATCATAGCTATTGGTGGCAATATCTCCGGACGGCTCAGTGCTGGTGAGCAGCTTATCGTCTCGGGTATAGGTAAAGTTTGATATTGCCCAGCCACCGGGATGCAGCTGGGTATCATCGCTTTTTTTCCGGCTTTGTACCAGGCGATCATTGTCGTCATAGACATAATCCGTGCGTATGCCCAAAGGACCGGTTTCGCTGATCAGCCTTCGGGCATTGTCATAACTGTACTGGCTGAGCTGGCCGGCAGCATTGGTACGGCTGATAACGTCGCCAACATTGTTGTAAGTAAAGCGGGAGATCAAAGCTTTGCCGCTGCTGTCCAGGGTTTGGGTCAACAATTGTCCCTTGGCATCATAGGTAAAATCGGTATGTGTGCCCTGCGCATTGGTTTTACGGCTTACCAGGCCGTTTGCCAGGTATTGGCTGGTGTCTGTCAGACGGACATTCTGGCCGTTTAATTCAACCGCGGGCAAACTTGTGCTGAGTAAGTTGCCATTGGCGTCATAGCCGAAATCAACCCGGTTGCCTGCGGGATCTTGCTTCCAAAGGGGTAAATTAAAGTCCTGACTGAATCCTGTGGTCGCCACCAGATCTGCCAGGCCGCTGCCGGGCTTGGCCTGGCGGATCAGGGTAACGGGGTTGGATCTGCCATCATAGGCGATCACATCCTTGTTACCTTCGGGGTATAACACCTGGGTGCGGCGGTTAAGGCCGTCGTATTCAAAACGGGTAATATGGCCCAGGCCATCAATGCGCCTGCTGGGGTGGCCGCCGCTGTTAAAGTACAGGCTATAGCCGTAGCCAAGCGGTCCCACTTCTTCCGCCCGGTATCCCGGTACCAGGTAATAATAGTGCAGGCCGCCGATGTTGGAGGTCTGCTCGGTAACTTTGCCTAAGCTGTTGTAAATATTATAAACCGCGGCATCATTCGGGTACTGGGGCGTGAACACCTTATTGAGGCGGTCCAGGGCGTCGTAGTGATAGGAGGTGGTTTTCCCGAGCGGATTTACGGCACTGCTCAGTTGTTGTCCCTGATAGCCGAAACTGGCCTGGTGGCCGGCATCATTGCTGACACTGGCCAGGTGGTTGCCGCTGTAGCCCAGGTTAAGATAACGGCCGAAAGAATTGCTGATTTGGGTTAAGGCATCGCCGCTGTAGTGGTAATTGACCTGATTTTGGTTACGGTCGATGATCTGGCTGATTTGTCCGTTGCCGTTAAAGTGATAGTTCAAGCCATGTTTGTCGGTCACCTGGAATAAACCATTGCCGTGCTTGATTAAAGTATCGGCCTGTCCCTGCGGCGGCTGATAACTGCCGTCTGCCATTTTGATAAATTGCTGCCCGGCATCCGGGCGGTTGAAATACACCACATTGTGATCCAACTCGTCCATCAGCCAGTTATAGGTCACAGCAGCGCCGACGATACTGGTGTCCATATTGGTGGCCATATCATCAAGAAATTGCCGGGCAACGTATTGCGCCACAATTGCCGGAGCGGCGTCTATGGATGAACGCTGGCCGAAGGCACGGTTGATATCTGTGTCTGCACGCACGGAAATATCGTGATTGTGGCGCCAGCCCAGACCCAGGCCTTTATCTTGCCTGTGGTGAGATGAGTTATAGCTGCGGCTGAAACTTAATTCGCCTATGCCTGAGCCTGTGCTCAGATCATCGCCGTAAAACAGGAAGTCACCGGTGTTCATATTAATAGGGTCGTAGCTTTTTACCGCCTCCCAGGTATTGTCCAGGGCCTGAAAAACACTGCCGGCAAAGGAGTCATCAACCGGCGCCGGGGTACTGGAGAAGCCGCCGTTGAGGCCGCCGCTGATCAGATAACCGGCGCTCATGCTGTTGCCGTTCTGGATAAAGGTGAAATAACCGGAACCGCGCCAGTTATCCAGGGTGAGGTCACCGCGCTGCGGCGCTACCAGGGTATAGCCGGCATTGATATATTGCTGCATCAGGTTAAGCTGGCCGCTGCTGTAGGCGACTAACTGGCCTTGAACCGACGACCAGTTGCTGCTGTTGGCCTGGTAAAAAGGCTGGCCGCTTTCTGCCGCCATGGTCATCAAACGTGCGGTGGAAACGCCGTCGAGATCTTGGGTATGCTGTAAAACCCCGTGCTCAAAAGCACTGCTGAGCATGCCGGAGGAGACAAAGTTGGCGGCATTGCCGCTTTGGGCAACGTAGCCGCCGCCGACATCTATGTAGGGACCGCCGGTGGCGCCGGTAATATCCCGGGTACCGGTAATACCGACATTATGCAGCGCCGTGGTGATATGGGTTAGAATGCGGTTATTGAGGCGTTTGCTGATGTTGGTATCGTAAAGCCAGCTCATGCCCATGACCGCCAGGGTCGAGATGCTGATCTCTTCTGCACCTGCTCCCTGGAACTGGAATTCGGTTAATTGCTGCTGGTAATGGCGGATCATATCGCCGCCGACATTCCCCCAGATATTGATAATGTTATAGGCACCGCCTGCGGCGACTTGCTGCTGCCAGCTCTGATCGCCAAAGCCCGAGTTATAGGCCTGGTTAACGGTGAAGTTGATATTGCCGCTGGCCCCTTTGCTTTGGGCACTGCCGGTGGCCAGTAAAGTATCGTCCAGGTACAGTAAAGGCCTGACGCTGCTGTCATAGAGGATATGCAGGCGTTTGCCGTAAATATCCCGGCTTTGCAGGGTGACGTTAATGCCGGCATATTGCACTTGCAAGGTGACGGCATGGCTGTCGGGGATCTCGCTCCAGGATGCCTGGCTACTGGCAATGGCCGTATTGGGCAGGGTGGTATCTTCAAACGGAATGATTTGCCAGCCACCCAGGGTTTCATCGCTGGATTTATCGGCGTAATTCGTCTGCAGCGTTGTCTGCAGATTCTGTGTCATGGCAGTCAGTTGCTGGGCTAAGGCCGCCGGCTGGACATTGCCTGAAGGGGCCACGGTATTTAAGAAAGAGGACTTGTTAAACGCTATGGCCGAGGCGATAT encodes:
- a CDS encoding RHS repeat domain-containing protein → MRILSTMKKRYFISKNTATSKQTRFHSHLFILGLMLLAAINTATAFAKRPENPGLPQITPAVDTLPKWQSVEIPDTLNQDVSKLEPFYSGFGDELMSQQLLSGQSIQVAGDSPQQIKDLAQSLKHDPRLIFQYVYDQIAHEPTYGALKGSLGTVIDKSGNSFDQSALLAELLNLSGYSAKVLKVQVDKPDAEIFNWLQVDAGRANAFNDMVQLLSMANGLNQLARVGSKIRFTHALVEVTIDGQLYRLDPSFKASEQLPATLDIASAIAFNKSSFLNTVAPSGNVQPAALAQQLTAMTQNLQTTLQTNYADKSSDETLGGWQIIPFEDTTLPNTAIASSQASWSEIPDSHAVTLQVQYAGINVTLQSRDIYGKRLHILYDSSVRPLLYLDDTLLATGSAQSKGASGNINFTVNQAYNSGFGDQSWQQQVAAGGAYNIINIWGNVGGDMIRHYQQQLTEFQFQGAGAEEISISTLAVMGMSWLYDTNISKRLNNRILTHITTALHNVGITGTRDITGATGGPYIDVGGGYVAQSGNAANFVSSGMLSSAFEHGVLQHTQDLDGVSTARLMTMAAESGQPFYQANSSNWSSVQGQLVAYSSGQLNLMQQYINAGYTLVAPQRGDLTLDNWRGSGYFTFIQNGNSMSAGYLISGGLNGGFSSTPAPVDDSFAGSVFQALDNTWEAVKSYDPINMNTGDFLFYGDDLSTGSGIGELSFSRSYNSSHHRQDKGLGLGWRHNHDISVRADTDINRAFGQRSSIDAAPAIVAQYVARQFLDDMATNMDTSIVGAAVTYNWLMDELDHNVVYFNRPDAGQQFIKMADGSYQPPQGQADTLIKHGNGLFQVTDKHGLNYHFNGNGQISQIIDRNQNQVNYHYSGDALTQISNSFGRYLNLGYSGNHLASVSNDAGHQASFGYQGQQLSSAVNPLGKTTSYHYDALDRLNKVFTPQYPNDAAVYNIYNSLGKVTEQTSNIGGLHYYYLVPGYRAEEVGPLGYGYSLYFNSGGHPSRRIDGLGHITRFEYDGLNRRTQVLYPEGNKDVIAYDGRSNPVTLIRQAKPGSGLADLVATTGFSQDFNLPLWKQDPAGNRVDFGYDANGNLLSTSLPAVELNGQNVRLTDTSQYLANGLVSRKTNAQGTHTDFTYDAKGQLLTQTLDSSGKALISRFTYNNVGDVISRTNAAGQLSQYSYDNARRLISETGPLGIRTDYVYDDNDRLVQSRKKSDDTQLHPGGWAISNFTYTRDDKLLTSTEPSGDIATNSYDIQGNLLQSADADNRLTRFSYDALGRISKEEKWFSNSWLVQSSYGYSANGKNIWLKDGNNNLTSYQYDGFDRLELTTYPDSSTSNTRYSPSGVIASTTDRKGLTSSYQYDALNRLTEMQVGQEQRLTYSYTALGQQQTVNQYMPASSSQAHTLNMAYDSLGQLTSVTNANNQQLSYSYNNLGQKLSVTYPDNQKVTYGYDSAARLATVAYANNNLASFSYNSLSQRTALTLGNGSQTSYQYTQDGDLAALSHQLGSQLLGYSYSHNASGQITGKTYLGLATPWLPGVSQQTSYVINSLNQYQQAGSETLSFDANGNLSQRGQNYSYSHNGLNQLTGVQPIGMSSRISYRYDAIGRRISKDSYGQISQYLNDGSNIIAEYDAQLNLQHKIIYSPGIDQPIAFISGSNTYYYHEDERGSVVGLSNSSGQLVEQYSYGPFGESSDISALGNPLRYTARRLDSDANLYFYRARYYDPEQGRFIQSDPLGYADGMNTYAYVANDPMNFVDPQGLYAQGSLDVLGGAADEFTFGLTSGITDYLGVDKTSVEYSIGGVAAQINPKGLIVAAGKGLGKAALKDNVKWNNGWRTPDGKFASPNGSGTAGAAQEQAVWDAIKQKPGWNVIEGRVSVRNSSGQLRVYDGAAVSPRGRTIGLEVKSGSARKTAAQRNFDSSVNTFNPATGVGKSSGISIGRTIEIRVP